The Camelina sativa cultivar DH55 chromosome 14, Cs, whole genome shotgun sequence genome includes a window with the following:
- the LOC104739006 gene encoding glycine-rich protein 23-like, with protein sequence MSYKIHPLPIAFNNKHFKFPIIMGLIACRAFVFVLLFALVADFTMGETELGDDKHLFPHLHPRPLLHKGGIYKKGFKKGLGDFGSGGGWIGGSIGGFGGGISGGFGGGGSGAGGVGGFSGGAGKGVDDGGFGKGVDGGVGKGIDGGAGKGADGGAIGGIVGGTGKEIGGGAGKEVDGGIGGGGH encoded by the coding sequence ATGTCATATAAAATACATCCTCTTCCTATAGCTTTTAATAACAAACATTTTAAGTTTCCTATAATCATGGGTCTAATCGCCTGCAGagcgtttgtgtttgttttgctaTTTGCTTTGGTCGCAGATTTTACTATGGGAGAAACAGAGTTGGGTGATGACAAGCACTTGTTTCCTCACCTTCACCCTCGTCCTCTCCTCCACAAAGGTGGCATCTACAAGAAGGGCTTCAAAAAAGGCTTGGGCGACTTTGGATCAGGTGGCGGTTGGATTGGAGGCAGCATTGGAGGCTTTGGTGGTGGAATAAGCGGTGGATTTGGTGGCGGTGGTAGTGGAGCTGGAGGGGTAGGAGGATTCAGCGGCGGAGCCGGTAAAGGAGTTGACGACGGTGGTTTCGGCAAAGGAGTTGACGGCGGAGTCGGTAAAGGAATTGATGGTGGAGCCGGTAAAGGAGCTGATGGTGGAGCCATTGGGGGAATCGTCGGAGGAACTGGTAAAGAAATTGGTGGAGGAGCCGGAAAAGAAGTTGACGGAGGAATTGGCGGTGGAGGTCACTGA